CATTAACCTACTAATTAAACACTAAAGTAATTATATATTGCTTTCAAATATAATGGCTGCAAATTTTTACTGGaagaattttcatttaaatagtAGTTAATGTATAatcattagcacatttaaaggcttttgatcatttttattcccattaaatccatttatataaaattttgcattcattatgtttgtaaacatattttattacacgTTTATTACAGTGTTGCAAGTTTGACACTTAATTATggaaaaatgctttaaaataagtttatatAATTAGGAAACAATAGGATAGTGAAGGGTATGCTGCACGGTTGTGCAACTTATCAACTTTGAATTTCAGCTTCTATTTCTGAAATATAAGCTATCACTTGATTAGTAgtaattgcaaaaaataaatattttgtcacatttttggAATTTGCTTAGATGTTGATCTAAGAAATCTGGGTTTGTGATCTAAGGACTCTTGTTGTTCCCTAAGAGTTTTTTTCACCCTCTACCTTTACATGCACAgtgaatgaaaagcaaaaacagagacTGTACTGGTCGCTGACAGTGTCATGTGACTCTCTCGGCCTAGGCTAGTCCTTAAAAACGACGTTGTAAAGTAATCAGTTAATTTGTGTGTCTTTAGTGTAAGCTGCACTCAATGCCAATACATCCCTCAAATAGTCGGACATGTTGGTGTAAACATTTGGGAGGAAGAAGTTTATATGACGCATGttggtttgttttccttcagccgCTGGACTAATGCTGCTCCTTAAACATCTGGACTAAACCGTGATCGAGTGGCAAAGCTCTTCTACTTGTTCGACTCCGCTACCATGTCAAGACGAAGCAGGAACAGCCGGGCTTGGCGTTACGTTTGGGGTGGGATACGAAGGGACGCCGACGCCCGGGCCCTCGTGTTGGCCTCTGAAGCTGAACAGTGGCGCTACGACCGGCTGGAGGTAAACCATTCAAAACCGGAAATCGTTCTGGTTCATGTGATGCAGACAAGGGAAATGTCTGTTCATTAAAAACTGcagatttgtgttttgattCCCCTGATGTATTGAACATTAAGAGTTGTTCTTTACAATCTCGCTGTAAAGTACAGTGATTCTGACTCGGAGGCGGACTACTCAGCTGTGATGGTTCCTCCGGTCCCCAGTGCTGTCCCTGTTACAGGAGAGTCTTACTGTGCCTGCGACTCCCAGGCAGAAACCAGCTACAATCCTCGCCTACGAGGATTTCACCAAGTCAAAGACTGCCGCTGTGGAGAGGATGACCAAGGTGCAAAGCAGCTGCACAGTTTTAACAACAATCTCAGTCAAGCTGTGTTATTAAAAGGAGAGCAACAGTAGTTTTAAGTCTTGAAATGGCTTTGCTAAATGTATAGAACATTCTAGAAGCTGCAGAAACCTAGACATTTGAGTCGGAAAGACATGTATGTTTGCAAATTTGATATTTAGCAAAAGTCCAGTCAACAATATTTGATTTGCTGTCAACATGACCTCTGATGTCGTAGATTTCGACTGGGTTTGGGATGCAAGCAGCCGTTCGACTGCAACATTGCTGACCTGCGACAATCGCAAAGTGAGCTTCCACTCAGACTACAGCTGCGGcacggcggccgtccgcggctcCAGGGAGCTGGCGGACGGGCAGCACTTCTGGGAAATCAAGATGACATCTCCGGTGTATGGAACAGACATGGTAAGCCTCCAGGATTTGTCGATAACCacgagagaaaataaaaacagaatgctgaataaaagctgatttgtgCTGAAATTGTTATTTCTGGACAGATGGTTGGCATTGGAACATCTGATGTCAATCTGGACAAGTACAGGCACACGTTCTGCAGTTTGTTGGGGAAAGATGCAGACAGCTGGGGGCTCTCCTACACCGGTAAGCTCAATAGTGTTATCAGGGAACATATGTCTGcttgaaacatttaaaggaaAGTGTGATGGATCGTGTTTTCCAGGATTGCTGCACCATAAAGGAGACAAATTGAAGTTCTCCTCCCGTTTTGGACAAGGATCCATCATTGGAGTTCATCTGGACACGTGGCACGGCACTCTCACTTTCTTCAAGAATCGGAAGTGCATAGGTCAGTAAAGTTCATGTTAATAGAACTATTCCACGTTTTACCACATTACAACAaacctaaatgtattttattagaatgttatataatagaccaacacaaagtaatgcttAATTCCGATGCTGAAGAAGATCTGTTacagggttttttaaaaaaaaaaaaaaaccttttcctcAACCTCTCCTATAGTGACCAACAGGTGGAAAcgcacaacaaaaaaatacggcaaataaaatatgttgcaaCCACGGGAAATAGAGTAAGGGGGAACATGCTGCAATTAGTAGAAACAACAAGTATGAAATGTTGCAAACTCGCTCAACAAAATGGAAGTTCTCCACAACACTAGGGGGTGTCAGCCAACAAGTCATACGGGACC
The DNA window shown above is from Xiphophorus couchianus chromosome 16, X_couchianus-1.0, whole genome shotgun sequence and carries:
- the spsb3a gene encoding SPRY domain-containing SOCS box protein 3a; its protein translation is MSRRSRNSRAWRYVWGGIRRDADARALVLASEAEQWRYDRLEYSDSDSEADYSAVMVPPVPSAVPVTGESYCACDSQAETSYNPRLRGFHQVKDCRCGEDDQDFDWVWDASSRSTATLLTCDNRKVSFHSDYSCGTAAVRGSRELADGQHFWEIKMTSPVYGTDMMVGIGTSDVNLDKYRHTFCSLLGKDADSWGLSYTGLLHHKGDKLKFSSRFGQGSIIGVHLDTWHGTLTFFKNRKCIGVAATELHNKRFYPMACSTAAKSSMKVIRSCSTPTSLLYLCCARLRRLLPDCMDTLDVLPLPPGLRQVLHNKLGWVLSLNSRATEETTEGPERSPQLPATVPAEPSFSESDSEGCVSDPEACQRKRCRWT